One genomic segment of Ictalurus punctatus breed USDA103 chromosome 4, Coco_2.0, whole genome shotgun sequence includes these proteins:
- the bhlhe41 gene encoding class E basic helix-loop-helix protein 41 — protein MDERISRLQDRAFLDHADFLGVDYSSLYMCKTKRGMKREEGKDAYKLPHRLIEKKRRDRINECIGQLKDLLPEHLKLTTLGHLEKAVVLELTLKHLNALTAVTEQQHQKILALQNGDRTLKSSIRADLDAFHSGFQACAKEVLKYLGTVEKWTSCEQRCTQLLEHLHKVLARLVQPQERDGQANCVPVIQRTQNPEANENDTDTDSGYGGEAEKSDARAEKACDTVRVAGVKIKQEFGDERVAKKPKMSWSEKSGAESAEQPNLAFMNSLMGMAGVGQQTPFCVPFYFINPSAAGSYMPFFDKSSMEKLVYPALSGPFPWLYPGITAHTSAAAAAAAAAAAAAAFPAGSLEKSLGFGAASKENDCPSPSNDAKQSNRLGASSPTDEEQNSDPDLNEDQTQMKETSSTTG, from the exons ATGGATGAAAGAATATCGCGACTGCAGGACAGAGCGTTCCTGGATCACGCAGATTTTCTGGG ggtcgATTATTCGTCGCTTTATATGTGCAAGACAAAGAGAGGTATGAAACGAGAGGAGGGAAAG GACGCTTATAAGTTACCCCACAGACTCAtagagaagaagaggagggaCCGGATTAATGAATGTATTGGACAATTGAAAGACTTATTACCAGAACACCTTAAGTTAACG ACGCTGGGCCACTTGGAAAAGGCGGTAGTGTTGGAGTTAACTCTGAAACACCTGAACGCTTTGACGGCCGTCACTGAGCAGCAGCACCAAAAGATCCTGGCACTGCAGAACG GAGACCGCACGCTGAAGTCCTCCATCCGAGCAGACTTGGACGCTTTCCACTCGGGATTTCAAGCCTGTGCTAAAGAGGTCCTGAAGTACCTGGGCACGGTGGAGAAGTGGACCAGCTGTGAGCAGAGGTGCACGCAGCTCCTCGAGCATCTGCACAAAGTTTTGGCGCGACTCGTCCAGCCGCAGGAGAGGGACGGCCAGGCCAACTGCGTCCCCGTCATCCAGAGGACTCAGAATCCCGAGGCCAACGAGAACGACACGGACACCGACAGCGGATACGGGGGCGAGGCCGAGAAAAGCGACGCTAGAGCCGAGAAAGCGTGCGACACAGTCCGAGTTGCTGGAGTTAAAATCAAGCAGGAGTTCGGGGACGAGCGCGTCGCCAAAAAGCCCAAAATGAGCTGGAGTGAGAAGAGTGGCGCTGAAAGCGCGGAACAGCCAAACTTAGCGTTTATGAACTCGCTGATGGGAATGGCTGGGGTTGGGCAACAGACTCCGTTCTGCGTGCCGTTTTACTTCATAAACCCGTCGGCAGCTGGGTCCTACATGCCTTTTTTCGATAAGAGCAGTATGGAGAAGTTAGTATACCCAGCGCTGAGCGGGCCCTTCCCCTGGCTGTACCCGGGCATCACCGCGCACACTTcagccgccgccgccgccgccgctgccgccgctgctgctgctgctttccCCGCAGGATCTCTGGAGAAAAGCCTGGGGTTCGGGGCCGCTTCAAAAGAAAATGACTGCCCTTCTCCGTCTAACGACGCTAAACAATCCAACAGGCTCGGTGCGTCCTCTCCTACCGACGAGGAACAGAACTCAGACCCCGATCTTAACGAGGATCAGACCCAAATGAAGGAAACCAGCAGCACTACAGGCTAA